The region GGGTATTTTTCATCTCTTAAATCTTGTGCACATTTATAAAATTGTAAATACTCAGAAACACTAAAAAATCCCCATTTTGCTCTGTTTATTGTAGATGCTATTTGATATTCAAAAACTATATTCTCAAATTTTTTAAAAACTATTTCCAAATTGTTTTTTAAAAGTGTCAAATCTTCAATATTTTCCCTATCTTGCATAAGGTTTATTAAAATATTTTTTGAGGATTTGTTATTAAAACTTTTTACAAATTCAACATATTCATCTATTTTATCAATCTGCCATAAAGGAACTCTAATAATAAGATTTTTAACACCTAACTCTTCAACCAACTCTTGTTGGGCATCACCCTTATCAAGATTTACCCCTATTCCATAAATATCACTATTATCAAATGTTTTTTTGCCTTTAAATAGTTTCATCACTAAAATAGCAAAAGGCAAAATAAACAATGAAGATAAAACCATTTTAATATAATCTTTAAGATACTTTTTTCGCATCTTTTTTTTATATTGTTTATCTTTTATAATATGAGGTTGATCAGAGTATCCATCCCAAAAAAATGGAGCATTATTCATTAACTAACTCTTTTAGTTTTTTTTCAATTTTAAAATAAACCTCACTGATATAATCTTTTGGAACAATAAAATTATTTTGATTTTCCACTTCACTAATAGTTGCCCATCTTTCATAACTAGCAAATTTTGTATTTCCAAAAAATGAGATAGTTTTTGTATTAACTGCACCTGCTAAATGCATGGGTCCTGTAGAAGTACTAACAAAAACATCTGTAGCACTTAGGTATTTTGTAAACTCAATTAATGACATCTTTGAATCTAGAAGTTTTGCTTCAAAGTCTATATTTTTTGAGATATACTCTTTTGTTTTTTCATCATCTGGTCCAAAAGTGAAAACTATCTCATAAGAACTATCTTTTATACTTTTAGCAAGTCTTAAATAATCATCTAAAATCAAATTTCCATCGCTACTTCCACCAAAACCTGGATGAAATACAACCCTTTTTTCTTTTTTGCTTTCAATATTTAATAAAGGTTTTGAAAACTCTAATTTTATTTCAGGGAAAAGTGCTAAAGCCAAATCAAGATTGTATTGCCATTCTGTTTTTTCAACTTTACTTCTTCTTTGGGTTACTCTTTTATTAAAAAAAAGTTGGGCAATTTTTGTAGCTGGAGCTACTCTTTTTTTGATTTTTGATAAAAATAAAAGTTTCCCTAAATCAGTATCAATATAGGCACTGATACTTGCATCAAATTTTCTTTTTCTTATCTGTTTTTTTGTTTCAAGTAAATCTTCTTTATCAAAAAGAATAACATCATCAATAAAATCAATCTCTTTTGCAAAATTAAAGTTTATCTTTGAAACTAAAGCTGTAATATTTGTACTTGGATATTGCTCTTTAATAGCTTTAAACAAAGGTAAAGTTACAACAAAGTCCCCTATTTTATCATGTCTTGTTATTAGTAAATTCATTTTTCTAACTCTTTATTAGCTTCGTAAAGTTTTATATATTTGTAAAAATTGGTTGCCATATGTGAAAATGCTATTACAAGTCCAGCATAACCATCCATAAAACCTCTTTTTAAAAAATATGTTTTAAAAAAAGAAAATCCACCATTGAAAAAAGCCTTTGTTGGTGAAGATTTTTTCTTCCCTTTTTTATCTTGAGCAAATAAAGTTGAGTATCTATCAAGCTTTATTATAAAATCTGTAATATTTGAATAGGGATAGTGTTTTACTTCTCCACTTAGAAGTTCTACTGTTAAATCTTTTTCTAATACATATTCATGTACTTGATTATCATTAAATGAGGTGAGTTTTCTGTTATAGAGTCTAACTATTTCATCTTTTCCCCAACAATATTTAACTTCACGGTTTTTATAATAATTGCTTCTTAAAATCTTATATACACAACTCTCATCTAAAGAGAGTTTTGATAAATTTAAAATAAAATCTTCAGCTAATACCTCATCAGAATCTAGTGATAAAACCCAATCATTCTTAGCATATGAAGCAGCTTGGTTTTTTGTAGGACCAAATCCAGTGAACTCACCCTCAATAATATTTACATTAGTAAATTGTTGTGCAATTTCTATAGTCTTATCACTAGTATCGTTTAAAAAAAGAACCACATCATCAAATGCGTTTAAACTTTCTAGGGTGTTTTTTATTGTCAATTCTGCATTTTTTGCAATAATTACTAGGGAAATATTTTCAATATTTATCATCTAAATCTTCTTTTTAATAATATCTGCCCAAATTTTATAACCTTTTTGATTTAGATGAATGCCATCCCAAGTATATTCATTGATTAAAGTATTATTTTGGGATAAGTATTTATTTAAATTAAGATATTTAAGATTATTTTTCTCACAATAAATACGTAAAAGTATGTCTAGTTGTTTAATCTTTTCATTCATAACTTCTGCACTAAAACCATAATTATTTTTTCTAATAAAAAGAGTTGATTGAATAATAGGTTTTATACCTTTTTTTTCAAGTTTTTCAATAATATTTTTGTATTTTTCAAAAACATTAGAAACATCTCTTTGAAATAAAAAATCATTTACGCCAATCATTAAAAAAACATCATCAAACTTTTTATCTAAATTTTCAATTCTATTAATTAAACCATAAGAATCACCATTTATTTGTACATCTGTAACATCTGAAGCAACACCTAAATTTAAAACATCGTTTCTATTTAATAAACTTTTCCATTTAGCAGCAGCTGTTATAGAATCTCCTAACATAGCAATTTTATAACTATGATTATCTGGTAATTTCTTTAGTAATTCTTCTTTTGTTTTATACTCTTCAAAATAAATTTTTGGTTGTGTATTTGCAAATAATCCTGTTGTAAAAATTATAAAAAACATCAAATACTTGTAATTAATCATTTATCTTCTCTCCACGCAATTTTTTCTTAAAATTCTTTTTATCTTTATGTTTTTGACTAAAAAATAAACCCTTATTTATTATCTCTTTTTTATCAAAATCTACATATTTTGAATATGCTTTTAATATAATAATCAAGTCTTCATCTTTTGCCCAAAGTTTTGAAAAATTTTTAACTCTTTCCTCAAAAGTTAAATTTTTAAACTTCATCCTATTTATATCAACTATTTTAAAGATATATCCACTTTCATCTTTTTTTATTAATATATTTCCAGGGGAATAGTCTTGATGAAAGATACCATTATTGTGTAAATGAAAAGTAAACTTGGCAAACTCTTCAAAAATTTTATTTTTATCTGGATAGTTTTCGTCCAATAAAGGTTCCCTTATTGTCAAGTCATATTGAAAATTTTCACTCACAAAAAAACTCTTTTCAAATAAAAAATTTTTTCTAAACTCTATATATCCAATTGCTTTAGGAGCAAACTTTCCGATTTTTAAAGAGTTTTGATAAGATTTTTTTGCTTTACTATCTCTAAAAAAACTATAAATTATTTTGTTTAGAAAGTGAGGTATTTTAAAAGATTTTACTACTAGTTTTTCACCTTCAAAATCTATAATTTTTATCTCATTTCTTGCTTTATGTATAGAGGTTTCTGAATTTTTAAAAAAATCTTTTATATTTTCTAAAAACTTTAAATATCTATTATTGATTACACTTTTACTCATCACTCATCTTTTGTTCATTTCTCAAACTATATTTTTGTTTATCTTTTTCTAATATGAAATCAAATAGTTTTTTATTTGTTTCATTCTTATTTGCTTTAAATAGATATTTTAGAAATATATGTAACTTAAGTAGATTTTTTTTAATAAATCCAAAATGCTTATCTACTAATCTAAAATAAGAGATTATAAATTCCCTTTCTACTTTAAAGTTTCTACCAGTACTTTTCCCACATAGATGTATTAAATGTGCATTTGGTTCAAAACAAACTTTTAAACCAGAATCACTAACTCTTTTTGATAAATCTTCCTCTTCACAATAAAGGAAAAAATCTGTATCAAATCCACCTATATTTTCAAAACATTCCCTTTGAAAAAACATAGAAGCTCCACTTACTACTTCAACATCAATAATATTTTCATACTCTTTTTTGTTGTTATATCTTTTTTTAGTAGCTATAAAGTTTGCAAAACCTTTTCCAAAAAATTTTTCTGCTACACTTGGAAAATATCTAAATGTAGTTGTTTTATTTGCATTTTCATCAAAAAGTTGAGGGGAGATTAAACCTATAGAATCATCATCTTTACAATCTTTGTATAATATATCTATAACACCATTTATAAGTAAAGTATCGTTGTTTAAAAAAAATATATAATCAGATTTTGCTTCTTTGAAGCCTAGCATATTTCCGCCAGCAAATCCTAAATTCAATCTGCTTCTAATAAGTTTAATATTATCTATATTTTTTATTACTTCTAATTTTTTATATTCTTCCAGCGAAGAATTATTATCTACTACAATAATTTCATAATTTAGTGTAGTTTTACTTTTAACACTTTCTATCATGTTTAAGGTGTCATTTGAGCTATTATAATTAACAGTTATTATTGACACATCATACATATACTTCTCCATATTTAAAGTTACATTTTAACTACAAAATGATAAAATATAAATAAAAAGGTAACTTTCTTACACATATGAGCAACTACGATAACATAACGATTTCAGTTATAGTTTCTGTATATAAAGATACTGAAGCGCTAGATTTAATCTTACATAGTTTACTAAATCAGACAATTGATGATTTTGAAATTATTATTTCAGAAGATTGCCAATCAACTGAAATGCAAACTTATTTAGAAAAATATAAAGATAATAAAAGAATAACTCACCTTTATCAAGAAGATAAAGGTTGGCAAAAGAATATTGCACTAAATAAAGCAGTTAGACAGGCAAAAGGCGAATATCTTATTTTTATTGATGGAGATATAATTCCATATAGAGATTTTGTGGAAAAACATAAACAAAATATAACCCATAGCAGAATACTTTGTGGGAAAAGGGTTGAACTAGGAAGTTTTTTTAGTAAACTTATAAGAAAAGGGTATTTAAGCACTTATATTGTTGAAAAATTATATTGGCTGTTTCTTCCATTTTTTGCACTTGATAAAGCAAGGCATATTGAAGAGGGATTAAAACTAAAAAAAGATTCTTCTTTGGAAAAAAAATTAAATAAAAAAAGACCAATGATTATTGGTTGTAACTTTTCATGTTTCAAAAAAGATTTAGAGTTTATTAATGGTTTTGATGAGGATTACACTTCTCCGTCAGTTGGTGAAGATATAGATTTAACATGGAGATTTCAACATTTTGATATTGATTCAAAATCAGTTAGATATTTGGCTAATACTTTTCATCTATACCACCCAAGAACATGGAATAAACAAGCAGTTGATAACAACAACAAAATCATGAAACAGAAATGGGACAATGAAGAGTTTATTTGTTACAATGGATTAATAAAAAAACAAAAGGAGAAAGCTTAATGAAAGGGATAATTTTAGCTGGAGGTAGTGGAACAAGACTATATCCAATTACAAAAGGAGTGAGTAAACAATTAACTCCAATATATGATAAACCGATGATTTATTATCCTCTTTCAGTTTTAATGCTAGCAGGGATAAAAGAGATTTTAATAATCTCTACTCCACATGATTTACCAAGATTTAAAGATCTTTTAGGTGATGGTTCAGATTTAGGTATTAAGTTTTCATATGTAGAACAACCAAGCCCTGATGGCTTAGCTCAAGCTTTTATTTTAGGTGAAGAGTTTTTAGCTGGAGATGATGCTTGTCTAATTTTAGGTGATAATATCTTTTATGGTCATGGTATTCCTCAACTTCTTGCAAACTCAATTAAAAATGCAAAAGAAGATAACAATGCTACTGTTTTTGGTTATAGAGTTAATGACCCAGAAAGATATGGAGTTGCGCAGTTTGATGAAAACGGAAATGTAACTTCAATAGAAGAAAAACCAAAAGAGCCAAAATCAAACTATGCAGTGATTGGTTTATACTTTTATCCTAAAGATGTGGTACAAAAAGCAAAACAAGTAAAACCATCAGAAAGAGGTGAACTTGAAATCACAACTTTAAATCAAGATTTCTTAGATGAAGGAAGATTAAAAGTAGAACTTATGGGTAGAGGATATGCTTGGCTTGATACAGGAACCCATGAAAGTATGCTAGAAGCTTCAACATTTATTCAAACAATTGAAAAAAGACAAGGATTAAAAGTAGCTTGTCTTGAAGAGATTGCTTATGAGATGGGTTATATCTCAAAAGAAAAATTAATAGAACTAGCTCAACCACTTAAAAAGAACCAATATGGACAATATCTGATTAAAAGAGCAAATGAAGGAAGAATGACAAAATGAATTTTATAAGAACAGAGATTCCAGATGTAGTTATTTGTGAACCTAAAGTATTTGGTGACCATAGAGGTTATTTTGTAGAAACATTTAGAGAAGATAAACTTGAAGAGTTTTTAGGATTTAAAATAGATTTTTGTCAAGATAATGAAAGTAAATCTTCATACGGAGTATTAAGAGGTTTACACTACCAATTAGCTCCTCATGCACAAACTAAACTAGTAAGAGTTATTACAGGGAAAGTATTAGATGTAGCAGTTGATATAAGAAAAGGTAGCCCTACTTTTGGAAAATATGTTGCTGTTGAATTAAGTAGTGAAAACAAAAGACAACTACTAGTACCTAGAGGTTTTGCCCATGGGTTTGTGGTACTAAGCGAAGAAGCAACTTTTGCATATAAAGTTGATAGCTATTATAGTCCAGAATGTGACAGAGGTATAGCTTTTGATGATAAAGATATTAATATAGATTGGCAAATTCCACATGATAAATTAAGCCTTTCAGACAAAGATACAAAGCAGCCAAAATTTAATGAAACTAGTGATTTATTTGAATATAGCGTAGACTATTATAAAAAATAGTTTATTATTCATTAGTTTTTAATAGTTATAATTTTACAAAAGGTTTATAAAAATGATAAATATTTTAGTTACGGGTTCTAATGGACAATTAGGAAGTGAGATAAAAGCTCTTTCAAAAGACTATAGTTATAATTTCTTTTTTGCTTCTAAAGATAAACTTGATATTTCAAATAAAGATGAATTGGCACAATTGATTGAAAAAAATGATTTTAATGTAATAATAAACTGTGCTGCATATACTGCTGTTGATAAAGCAGAAGAAGATTATGATAATGCAGATAGAATAAATAATAATGCAGTTAAAAACTTGGCTCAGATTTCAAAAGAGAAAGATATAAAATTTATCCATATCTCAACAGATTATGTATTTGATGGTGAAAACTTCAAACCCTATGTGGAAGATGATAAAACAAGTCCTAAAGGTGTTTACGGAGAAACTAAACTAGCTGGTGAAAAAACTATGATTGAAGTAAATCCTTTAAACTCAATCATTATAAGAACATCTTGGGTTTACTCTTATTTTGGAAACAACTTTGTAAAAACTATGCTTAGATTAGGTGAACAAAAAGACTCTCTTGGAGTTATTTTTGACCAAGTTGGAACTCCAACTTATGCAAAAGATTTAGCAAAAGCAATTTTAGATATTGTCCCAACTATTAAAAATGATAAAGTTGAAATATATAATTACTCAAACGAAGGGGTTTTATCTTGGTATGATTTTGCTAAAGAGATTATGAAAATGGCAAAACTAAATTGTAAAATTAATCCTTTAGAAACAAAAGATTACCCAACACCAGCAAAAAGACCACACTATTCCCTTTTAAATAAAGCAAAAATAAAAAAAGATTTTAAAATAAATATCCCTTATTGGAAAGATAGTTTAGATGATTGTCTTAGAAGATTAGAGGTTAGAAAATAATGGTATTAAAAGAGATAGATAGTTTAAAATATGAAAAACTATTTTCTATTTGTATCTTAACTGCAAGGCAAGATGAACTTGAATCAGTTACCCAATCTTTTGAAGAAGCAGGATTTACAGATGAAAACAGCGAATATTTATATATAGATAATATTTCAAAAAATAAATATGATGCCTATGATGGTTATAATAAATTTCTTAATCTAGCTAAAGGAGAATACATCATCTTAGCCCATCAAGATTTACTTCTTGATTTTGATAATGTAGAAGTTTTAAAGCAAAGAATAGAACAGATGAATGAGCTTGACCCAACTTGGGCTATTTTAGGTAATTTTGGATTTTCAAAAGAGAATATAAATAGAAGATATTCAAGAATAACTGACCCTGGTGTTGATAATCTTTTTGAAGGGCCACTTCCTGCAAAAGTTGGAAGTTTGGATGAAAATTTTTTAGTTGTTAAAAATGATGCAAACCTAACTTTATCTAGAAATATTGGGCACTATCATTTATATGGTACTGATCTTTGTATTCAAGCCCAAAACCAAGGGTACTCAACTTATGTTATAGATTTTCATCTAAGACATAAAAGTGGAGGTTTCCCAAATAAAAGTTTTTATGACACAAAAGATAGATTAGTTAAACAATATACAAATGCTTTTAAAAGTAGATTTGTAAGAACCCCTTGTACAATAATCTATATTTCAAACAATGGGTTTTTAAATAAAATTATGAATAAAAAATTTATTTACAGTATAAAAAAAAGAATTGATAAAATAAAAGGAAAGAAATGAAATCAATATTAGTTACAGGTTGTGCAGGATTTATAGGAAGCAATTTTGTACCATATTTTCTAGAAAAATTTGAAGAATATCAAATTATAAACATTGACTTACTAACTTACGCAGGAGATTTAGAAAATCTAAAAGAGTGTGAAGATAATTCAAGATATAAGTTTATTAAAGGTGATATTTGTAATAGAGAATTGATTGAGTTTATTTTTAAAGAATATGATATTAGAGGTGTGATTCACTTTGCTGCAGAATCACATGTTGATAATTCTATTAAAAACCCTGGTGTTTTTGTTGAAACAAACGTAAATGGTACATATACATTAGTTGATGTAGCATATAAATATTGGATGGAGAAACCATTTACTTATAAAGATGAATATAAAGAGTGTAGATTTCACCATATCTCAACAGATGAAGTTTATGGAACACTTTCTTCAGACCCAGAAGATTTATTTACTGAAACTACTCCTTATGCTCCAAACTCTCCATATTCTGCTTCTAAAGCATCATCTGATATGATTATAAGAGCTTATGTTGAAACTTTTGGAATGAATTGTGTTATTACAAATTGTTCAAACAACTATGGACCAAAACAACATGATGAGAAACTAATTCCAACTATTATTAGAAATGCCCTAAAAGGGAACCCTATTCCAATCTATGGAGATGGTAAAAACATTAGAGATTGGTTATATGTACTTGACCATTGTAAAGGTATTGATTTAGTATACCATAATGGGAAAAAAGGTGAAACATATAATATTGGTGGGAGAAACGAAAGAACAAATCTTCAAATTGTAAATAGAATATGTGAAATATTAGAAGAGTATCGCAGTCGTGACT is a window of Halarcobacter sp. DNA encoding:
- a CDS encoding glycosyltransferase family 9 protein, which translates into the protein MNLLITRHDKIGDFVVTLPLFKAIKEQYPSTNITALVSKINFNFAKEIDFIDDVILFDKEDLLETKKQIRKRKFDASISAYIDTDLGKLLFLSKIKKRVAPATKIAQLFFNKRVTQRRSKVEKTEWQYNLDLALALFPEIKLEFSKPLLNIESKKEKRVVFHPGFGGSSDGNLILDDYLRLAKSIKDSSYEIVFTFGPDDEKTKEYISKNIDFEAKLLDSKMSLIEFTKYLSATDVFVSTSTGPMHLAGAVNTKTISFFGNTKFASYERWATISEVENQNNFIVPKDYISEVYFKIEKKLKELVNE
- a CDS encoding glycosyltransferase family 2 protein, producing MINIENISLVIIAKNAELTIKNTLESLNAFDDVVLFLNDTSDKTIEIAQQFTNVNIIEGEFTGFGPTKNQAASYAKNDWVLSLDSDEVLAEDFILNLSKLSLDESCVYKILRSNYYKNREVKYCWGKDEIVRLYNRKLTSFNDNQVHEYVLEKDLTVELLSGEVKHYPYSNITDFIIKLDRYSTLFAQDKKGKKKSSPTKAFFNGGFSFFKTYFLKRGFMDGYAGLVIAFSHMATNFYKYIKLYEANKELEK
- a CDS encoding GDSL-type esterase/lipase family protein is translated as MINYKYLMFFIIFTTGLFANTQPKIYFEEYKTKEELLKKLPDNHSYKIAMLGDSITAAAKWKSLLNRNDVLNLGVASDVTDVQINGDSYGLINRIENLDKKFDDVFLMIGVNDFLFQRDVSNVFEKYKNIIEKLEKKGIKPIIQSTLFIRKNNYGFSAEVMNEKIKQLDILLRIYCEKNNLKYLNLNKYLSQNNTLINEYTWDGIHLNQKGYKIWADIIKKKI
- a CDS encoding glycosyltransferase family 2 protein translates to MYDVSIITVNYNSSNDTLNMIESVKSKTTLNYEIIVVDNNSSLEEYKKLEVIKNIDNIKLIRSRLNLGFAGGNMLGFKEAKSDYIFFLNNDTLLINGVIDILYKDCKDDDSIGLISPQLFDENANKTTTFRYFPSVAEKFFGKGFANFIATKKRYNNKKEYENIIDVEVVSGASMFFQRECFENIGGFDTDFFLYCEEEDLSKRVSDSGLKVCFEPNAHLIHLCGKSTGRNFKVEREFIISYFRLVDKHFGFIKKNLLKLHIFLKYLFKANKNETNKKLFDFILEKDKQKYSLRNEQKMSDE
- a CDS encoding glycosyltransferase, giving the protein MSNYDNITISVIVSVYKDTEALDLILHSLLNQTIDDFEIIISEDCQSTEMQTYLEKYKDNKRITHLYQEDKGWQKNIALNKAVRQAKGEYLIFIDGDIIPYRDFVEKHKQNITHSRILCGKRVELGSFFSKLIRKGYLSTYIVEKLYWLFLPFFALDKARHIEEGLKLKKDSSLEKKLNKKRPMIIGCNFSCFKKDLEFINGFDEDYTSPSVGEDIDLTWRFQHFDIDSKSVRYLANTFHLYHPRTWNKQAVDNNNKIMKQKWDNEEFICYNGLIKKQKEKA
- the rfbA gene encoding glucose-1-phosphate thymidylyltransferase RfbA; this encodes MKGIILAGGSGTRLYPITKGVSKQLTPIYDKPMIYYPLSVLMLAGIKEILIISTPHDLPRFKDLLGDGSDLGIKFSYVEQPSPDGLAQAFILGEEFLAGDDACLILGDNIFYGHGIPQLLANSIKNAKEDNNATVFGYRVNDPERYGVAQFDENGNVTSIEEKPKEPKSNYAVIGLYFYPKDVVQKAKQVKPSERGELEITTLNQDFLDEGRLKVELMGRGYAWLDTGTHESMLEASTFIQTIEKRQGLKVACLEEIAYEMGYISKEKLIELAQPLKKNQYGQYLIKRANEGRMTK
- the rfbC gene encoding dTDP-4-dehydrorhamnose 3,5-epimerase — its product is MNFIRTEIPDVVICEPKVFGDHRGYFVETFREDKLEEFLGFKIDFCQDNESKSSYGVLRGLHYQLAPHAQTKLVRVITGKVLDVAVDIRKGSPTFGKYVAVELSSENKRQLLVPRGFAHGFVVLSEEATFAYKVDSYYSPECDRGIAFDDKDINIDWQIPHDKLSLSDKDTKQPKFNETSDLFEYSVDYYKK
- the rfbD gene encoding dTDP-4-dehydrorhamnose reductase codes for the protein MINILVTGSNGQLGSEIKALSKDYSYNFFFASKDKLDISNKDELAQLIEKNDFNVIINCAAYTAVDKAEEDYDNADRINNNAVKNLAQISKEKDIKFIHISTDYVFDGENFKPYVEDDKTSPKGVYGETKLAGEKTMIEVNPLNSIIIRTSWVYSYFGNNFVKTMLRLGEQKDSLGVIFDQVGTPTYAKDLAKAILDIVPTIKNDKVEIYNYSNEGVLSWYDFAKEIMKMAKLNCKINPLETKDYPTPAKRPHYSLLNKAKIKKDFKINIPYWKDSLDDCLRRLEVRK
- the rfbB gene encoding dTDP-glucose 4,6-dehydratase, which codes for MKSILVTGCAGFIGSNFVPYFLEKFEEYQIINIDLLTYAGDLENLKECEDNSRYKFIKGDICNRELIEFIFKEYDIRGVIHFAAESHVDNSIKNPGVFVETNVNGTYTLVDVAYKYWMEKPFTYKDEYKECRFHHISTDEVYGTLSSDPEDLFTETTPYAPNSPYSASKASSDMIIRAYVETFGMNCVITNCSNNYGPKQHDEKLIPTIIRNALKGNPIPIYGDGKNIRDWLYVLDHCKGIDLVYHNGKKGETYNIGGRNERTNLQIVNRICEILEEYRSRDLMSRGETQLSSFHNKPYKELITFVEDRAGHDRRYAIDATKLENELGWKADENFDTGIVKTIQWYLNKYKG